A single region of the Elgaria multicarinata webbii isolate HBS135686 ecotype San Diego chromosome 14, rElgMul1.1.pri, whole genome shotgun sequence genome encodes:
- the LOC134408635 gene encoding cytochrome b-245 light chain produces the protein MGRIEWAMWANEQALASGLILVTGGIVAVSGQFKNWQFAAYSIAAGVFICLLEYPRGKRKKGSTIERCGQKFFTPVVKVFGPLTRNYYVRAILHACLAIPTGFLLATVLGTVCLAIASVIYLLAATRGEQWDPIEMRARERPLEPGVTIKHPPTNPPPRPPVEARKKQVQEEPVGQVNPIEVITEVE, from the exons atgGGGCGCATCGAATGGGCCATGTGGGCGAACGAGCAGGCGCTGGCCTCCGGCTTGA TTCTAGTGACCGGCGGTATTGTGGCGGTTTCTGGCCAGTTCAAGAATTGGCAGTTTGCAGCCTATTCAAT agcagccgGAGTATTTATTTGCCTGCTGGAGTATCCCCGAGGGAAGCGGAAAAAGGGGTCCACTATAGAGAGATG CGGCCAGAAGTTTTTCACGCCTGTCGTGAAGGTGTTTGGACCTCTCACTAGGAATTACTATGTTCGGGCCATACTACACGCATG CCTGGCCATTCCGACGGGATTCTTGCTGGCCACGGTCCTCGGCACAGTTTGCCTGGCTATCGCAAGTGTTATCTACTTACTG GCCGCCACCCGTGGCGAACAGTGGGATCCCATCGAAATGAGGGCCCGCGAACGGCCGCTGGAACCGGGAGTCACCatcaaacacccacccaccaacccaccgCCTCGTCCGCCGGTCGAGGCGCGCAAGAAGCAAGTCCAGGAGGAGCCTGTTGGCCAAGTAAACCCCATCGAGGTCATCACAGAAGTGGAATGA